The following are encoded in a window of Vigna unguiculata cultivar IT97K-499-35 chromosome 8, ASM411807v1, whole genome shotgun sequence genomic DNA:
- the LOC114195364 gene encoding protein phosphatase 2C 51-like gives MKKPKRHSPTANADRRVDPDSGEFVAKMKNGRQRRLKIRQMKIRIRNGTAGVSPPPAEDLEGGSREIHEHVEISLSLAAASSSSEEEERSSSERNDGVLSYGSTSVIGSRKEMEDAVSAEIGFAAKERGKYDFFAVYDGHGGAQVAEACRERLHRLVAEEVERSESHVEWDWQGVMEGCFRKMDSEVAGNAAVRTVGSTAVVAVIAAEELVVANCGDCRAVLGRGGEAVDLSSDHKPDRPDELMRIEEAGGRVINWNGQRVLGVLATSRSIGDEYLRPYVISEPEVTVTKRSNKDEFVILASDGLWDVMSSEVACQVVRKCLNGQIRRMCNGVGKHENRAAEAASLLAEIALAKGSRDNTSVIVVELRGTVT, from the exons ATGAAGAAGCCAAAACGCCACTCGCCGACGGCCAACGCTGACCGGCGAGTGGACCCTGATTCCGGTGAGTTTGTCGCCAAGATGAAGAACGGTCGCCAGAGAAGGCTTAAAATCAGGCAAATGAAGATCCGCATCAGGAATGGCACCGCCGGCGTCTCTCCGCCTCCGGCCGAGGACCTGGAGGGAGGGAGCAGAGAGATTCATGAGCACGTGGAGATATCTTTGTCTTTGGCGGCGGCGTCGTCGTCCTCAGAGGAGGAGGAGCGGTCATCGTCGGAGCGAAACGACGGTGTTTTGTCGTACGGGTCCACGTCTGTGATTGGGAGCAGGAAGGAGATGGAGGACGCGGTGAGTGCGGAGATAGGGTTTGCTGCGAAGGAAAGAGGGAAGTACGACTTCTTCGCGGTGTACGACGGCCACGGCGGAGCGCAGGTGGCGGAGGCGTGTCGCGAGCGGTTGCACCGGCTGGTTGCGGAGGAGGTTGAGAGGAGTGAGAGTCACGTGGAATGGGACTGGCAGGGAGTTATGGAAGGGTGTTTCCGTAAAATGGACAGCGAAGTCGCTGGTAATGCGGCCGTCAGGACGGTGGGTTCCACGGCGGTTGTAGCTGTGATCGCGGCGGAGGAGCTTGTGGTCGCTAATTGCGGTGATTGTAGAGCTGTGTTGGGAAGAGGAGGTGAGGCCGTGGACTTGTCTAGTGATCATAAG CCCGATAGACCGGACGAGTTGATGCGAATCGAAGAGGCTGGTGGAAGAGTAATTAACTGGAACGGCCAGCGCGTGCTTGGTGTTCTTGCTACTTCAAGATCCATAG GAGATGAGTACCTTCGACCTTATGTAATATCGGAACCAGAAGTGACAGTGACGAAGCGAAGCAACAAGGATGAATTTGTGATACTAGCAAGTGATGGATTGTGGGATGTTATGTCGAGTGAAGTTGCGTGCCAAGTTGTAAGGAAATGCCTGAATGGACAGATTAGGAGAATGTGCAATGGAGTTGGGAAGCATGAAAACCGTGCCGCGGAGGCTGCAAGCCTCTTAGCTGAGATTGCATTGGCAAAGGGAAGTAGAGATAACACCAGTGTCATTGTAGTTGAGCTAAGAGGAACAGTAACATAA
- the LOC114194941 gene encoding uncharacterized protein LOC114194941, with product MTERSNDETRSYFSWNLEMERVLAEVLRDQRNMGNKSDGAWKRVAYNAAAVVLSNNFKVQVTWENVKNRIKLWRSWYGVVSDILGQSGFDWDGTKHMITVGDENVWNEYVTSHKEARHFRFKAIPNWDDIVDLCAKDRDTGHGAETTMDADEVTSKEVTEVNFVGLEDLNAIIDLEEPNSNLKRKAQSYFKFY from the exons ATGACAGAAAGAAGCAATGATGAAACAAGAAGTTATTTTTCATGGAATTTGGAGATGGAACGTGTGTTAGCTGAAGTATTAAGAGATCAAAGAAACATGGGCAATAAGAGTGACGGAGCTTGGAAAAGAGTTGCATATAATGCTGCAGCTGTAGTGTTATCCAACAACTTCAAAGTCCAAGTCACTTGGGAGAATGTTAAAAATCGAATCAAACTTTGGAGATCATGGTATGGAGTTGTAAGTGACATCCTTGGTCAGAGTGGATTTGATTGGGATGGAACCAAACACATGATTACAGTTGGTGATGAAAATGTATGGAATGAATATGTCACT tcGCATAAGGAGGCTAGACATTTTCGATTCAAAGCAATTCCAAATTGGGATGATATAGTGGATTTATGTGCTAAAGATAGAGATACTGGTCATGGAGCTGAAACTACTATGGATGCTGATGAAGTCACGAGTAAAGAGGTAACTGAAGTAAATTTTGTGGGTTTGGAGGACTTGAATGCTATTATAGATTTGGAGGAACCAAACtctaacttaaaaagaaaagcaCAATCTTACTTCAAGTTCTACTAG
- the LOC114194942 gene encoding uncharacterized protein LOC114194942 has product MFLHILAHNLKYRVIQFSYYRSKETISRQFNNVLRAIMKVSKDYLKFHTYNLEGLDASRWRWFEKCVGALDGTHIPITDSPEDRPKYRNRKGDVSTNVLAVCGPNLRFIYVLPGWEGSAGDSRVLRDALHRQNKLKIPTGKYFLVDAGYTNGPGFQNNITDEVATIQVTEEWTRFRDTLAMNMFASYQR; this is encoded by the exons ATGTTTTTACATATCCTGGCTCACAATCTTAAGTACAGGGTGATACAATTTAGTTACTATAGATCAAAAGAAACAATAAGTAGACAATTTAATAATGTCTTAAGAGCGATAATGAAAGTGAGCAAGGATTATTTGAAGTTTCATACTTATAACCTGGAAGGTCTTGATGCAAGTAGATGGAGATGGTTTGAG AAATGTGTTGGAGCACTTGATGGAACTCATATTCCGATAACAGATTCTCCAGAAGATAGGCCTAAATATCGTAATAGAAAGGGTGATGTCTCTACAAATGTGTTGGCAGTTTGTGGTCCAAATTTAAGGTTTATTTATGTGTTACCTGGGTGGGAAGGTTCTGCAGGAGATTCTCGAGTATTACGAGATGCTTTACATCgtcaaaataaacttaaaatcccAACTg GTAAGTACTTTCTTGTGGATGCGGGATATACTAATGGTCCTGGAT ttcaaaacaatatcaCAGATGAAGTTGCAACTATTCAAGTCACCGAAGAATGGACAAGATTTCGAGACACATTAGCAATGAATATGTTTGCTAGTTATCAAAGATGA
- the LOC114193758 gene encoding rust resistance kinase Lr10-like isoform X2, with product MIRCPTYVSNSYESVLELDLTSCSKMSNIFSQVSASVLRVNQLNLKWSKPNCGECEAKGKRCQWKNNSTTEIECVSSPKRRIHISKQSIFIATGSIVLGLVVIAVFKMVHHFRKKEEDQARVDKFLEDYRADKPARFTYADVKRITGGFKEKLGEGAHGAVFRGKLSNEILVAVKILNNTEGDGNDFINEVGIMGKIHHINVVRLLGFCAEGLHRALVYNLFPNGSLQSFIFPPEDNDHFLGWEKLQHIALGIAKGIEYLHQGCDRPIIHFDINPHNVLLDENFTPKISDFGLAKLCSKNPSLVSMTAARGTLGYIAPEVFSRNFGNVSYKSDIYSYGMLLLEMVGGRKNVDISSAQNFNVLYPDWIHNLVDGDIHIHVEDEGEVNIAKKLAIVGLWCIQWQPVNRPSIKSVIQMLESAEENQLTVPPNPFHSTSSTSTGRLISTRRPMELDVIQE from the exons ATGATTCGTTGTCCGACTTACGTTTCTAACTCTTACGAAAGCGTCCTTGAATTGGACCTAACATCTTGTTCCAAGATGTCCAACATCTTTTCGCAGGTATCGGCATCTGTCCTGCGGGTGAATCAGTTGAATTTGAAATGGTCTAAACCAAATTGTGGTGAGTGCGAAGCAAAAGGCAAAAGATGTCAATGGAAGAACAACAGCACAACGGAAATCGAATGTGTATCCAGTCCCAAACGAAGAATTCACATTTCCAAACAGTCTATTTTCATTGCTACAG GTTCTATTGTTTTGGGGCTGGTGGTTATTGCAGTGTTTAAGATGGTCCACCACtttagaaagaaagaagaagaccAAGCTAGAGTGGATAAGTTTCTGGAGGATTACAGGGCAGACAAGCCTGCAAGATTTACCTATGCTGATGTAAAAAGAATCACTGGTGGTTTTAAAGAAAAGTTAGGGGAAGGAGCTCATGGAGCTGTGTTCAGAGGAAAACTTTCAAATGAGATTCTCGTGGCTGTGAAGATCCTCAATAATACAGAGGGAGATGGGAACGATTTCATCAATGAAGTTGGAATTATGGGAAAAATCCACCACATCAACGTGGTTCGTTTGCTTGGTTTTTGTGCAGAGGGACTCCATCGTGCTCTTGTCTACAATCTGTTTCCAAACGGTTCGCTACAAAGCTTCATATTTCCACCGGAGGACAATGACCATTTTCTTGGCTGGGAGAAGCTGCAGCACATTGCTCTTGGCATAGCTAAAGGGATTGAGTATCTTCATCAAGGTTGTGACCGTCCCATTATTCACTTTGACATCAACCCTCACAATGTGTTACTCGATGAAAACTTCACCCCCAAAATTTCTGACTTTGGTTTAGCCAAATTGTGTTCAAAGAATCCAAGTTTGGTGTCCATGACAGCAGCAAGGGGGACCTTGGGATACATTGCGCCAGAAGTTTTTTCCAGAAACTTTGGAAATGTGTCTTACAAATCTGATATATACAGTTATGGAATGTTGTTGTTGGAAATGGTTGGAGGAAGGAAGAATGTGGACATATCTTCAGCACAAAATTTTAATGTTCTGTACCCGGATTGGATCCATAACCTGGTTGATGGAGATATCCATATCCATGTTGAGGATGAAGGTGAAGTTAACATTGCAAAGAAACTAGCAATTGTTGGACTTTGGTGCATTCAGTGGCAGCCAGTGAACAGACCATCCATAAAATCTGTCATACAGATGTTAGAAAGTGCAGAGGAAAACCAGTTAACTGTTCCTCCTAACCCATTTCACTCAACGTCTTCCACTTCTACTGGTAGACTCATTTCAACAAGACGTCCTATGGAGTTGGATGTGATTCAAGAATGA